Proteins encoded within one genomic window of Acidithiobacillus sp. AMEEHan:
- a CDS encoding penicillin-binding protein 2 has translation MSREPNSRFRSLPGWRAGLLILLILGGLALVLGRDTELQFLQRHLLRGQGEMRYVQERPLPAQRGIIYAANGQALAVNVPAVTIWADPRIFQQHRKDWSAVAQALQIPETELEARLQRGSAQFAYLLRQVHPQLGQELEKLHVPGIYVEKTSRSYYPLGPVTTPLLGLVHLDHHGAAGLERGFDSWLQGKPGLEKVLVDGKGDILRVLQAQPAQNGNDLHLTIQPQIQYWAYMTLRAAQKHFGAENGSAVVMNVHTGQILAMVSVPSCNPNTQDGCASPEDYVNDAVHQAFEPGSVMKPFVVAAALATGSIRPDQSFNVSHCLPIGGFCLRDDVVHHELDVAHILKYSSDIGAAKIALRTAPDAIYDMYRKAGFGQDPDLGFDGGTSGVLPPPNTWDEARHATIALGYGVSVTTLQLAEGYAAIANGGVHVQPVLIAGQPARRDRIMSPEIAQHLRQWLEGVCSANGTGILAAIPGYAVGGKTGTANLANGKDGFQKNKTNATFVGFAPGFAPDLVMAVSLRGSTRYWNFGGVESAPVFRVTMHHALQQLGIAPRWCGTHPCASATGQITQAQAEIWAEGGGN, from the coding sequence ATGAGTCGGGAACCCAATTCGCGCTTTCGATCCCTACCCGGCTGGCGCGCCGGCCTCCTGATTTTGCTCATCCTCGGCGGCCTGGCCTTGGTGTTGGGCCGCGATACGGAATTACAGTTCTTGCAGCGGCATCTGCTGCGTGGGCAGGGCGAGATGCGCTACGTGCAGGAGCGTCCCCTGCCAGCCCAGCGGGGTATCATTTATGCCGCCAACGGTCAGGCCCTGGCGGTCAATGTCCCGGCCGTCACCATCTGGGCCGATCCGCGAATCTTTCAGCAGCATCGCAAAGACTGGTCAGCCGTCGCCCAGGCTCTGCAGATTCCGGAAACTGAGCTGGAAGCCCGCCTACAGCGGGGTTCGGCGCAGTTTGCCTATCTTCTGCGCCAGGTGCATCCGCAGCTAGGCCAGGAACTGGAAAAGCTGCATGTACCTGGCATCTACGTCGAAAAAACCAGCCGTAGCTACTACCCTCTGGGCCCGGTAACGACTCCGCTCCTCGGTCTGGTGCACCTGGATCATCACGGTGCGGCGGGACTGGAACGCGGTTTTGACAGTTGGTTGCAGGGCAAGCCTGGGTTGGAAAAGGTGCTGGTGGATGGCAAGGGTGACATCCTGCGGGTGTTGCAGGCGCAGCCGGCGCAGAATGGTAATGATCTGCACCTCACCATTCAGCCGCAGATCCAGTACTGGGCCTATATGACCTTGCGCGCTGCCCAGAAGCACTTTGGCGCGGAAAACGGTTCGGCGGTGGTCATGAATGTGCACACCGGCCAAATTCTGGCTATGGTCAGCGTGCCGTCCTGCAATCCGAATACGCAAGACGGCTGCGCCAGTCCCGAAGATTACGTGAACGATGCAGTGCATCAAGCCTTTGAGCCGGGTTCGGTGATGAAACCCTTTGTCGTTGCCGCCGCGCTTGCTACTGGCAGCATCCGGCCCGATCAAAGCTTCAATGTATCGCATTGTCTGCCCATCGGGGGTTTCTGTCTGCGTGATGATGTCGTCCACCATGAACTCGATGTGGCCCACATTCTCAAATATTCGAGCGACATCGGCGCGGCCAAGATTGCCTTGCGCACCGCACCGGACGCCATCTACGACATGTACCGCAAGGCCGGCTTTGGTCAGGATCCGGACCTCGGTTTCGACGGCGGTACCAGTGGGGTCCTGCCGCCGCCCAACACCTGGGATGAGGCGCGCCATGCCACCATCGCCCTAGGCTATGGTGTATCCGTGACGACCCTGCAGCTGGCCGAGGGCTATGCCGCTATCGCTAATGGTGGCGTGCACGTGCAACCGGTCCTGATTGCTGGGCAACCCGCTCGCCGTGATCGCATCATGTCACCGGAGATCGCCCAGCACTTGCGCCAATGGCTGGAGGGCGTCTGCAGCGCCAATGGCACCGGTATTCTCGCCGCCATACCCGGCTATGCGGTAGGGGGCAAAACCGGTACCGCCAACCTCGCCAATGGCAAGGATGGTTTCCAGAAAAACAAGACCAATGCCACCTTTGTCGGTTTTGCTCCCGGTTTTGCTCCCGATCTGGTGATGGCGGTATCCTTGCGTGGCAGCACGCGCTACTGGAATTTTGGTGGCGTGGAATCGGCGCCGGTGTTTCGCGTGACCATGCACCATGCCCTGCAGCAACTGGGAATCGCACCGCGTTGGTGTGGTACGCATCCATGCGCCTCGGCTACTGGTCAGATCACACAGGCGCAGGCAGAGATCTGGGCGGAAGGAGGTGGAAATTGA
- a CDS encoding type II toxin-antitoxin system Phd/YefM family antitoxin: protein MATLTASEARANLYRLIDQVAESHQPVCIAGKRTSAVLVSTEDWEAIQETLYLLSIPGMRESIKEGMAEPLSKSSKGLEW from the coding sequence ATGGCTACCCTCACTGCAAGCGAAGCGCGCGCCAACCTCTATCGGCTCATTGATCAGGTCGCAGAGTCACATCAGCCAGTTTGTATCGCCGGAAAGCGGACAAGTGCTGTCCTTGTCTCCACTGAAGATTGGGAGGCAATCCAGGAAACGCTATACCTCCTTTCCATCCCGGGCATGCGTGAGTCTATTAAGGAGGGCATGGCTGAGCCCCTTAGCAAGAGCAGCAAAGGGCTCGAGTGGTGA
- a CDS encoding NAD-dependent epimerase/dehydratase family protein, producing the protein MSCILLTGAAGHTASVLLPRLLEHPDRAEIIAFDRRPATMRHPRLQWRQDDLRTVDWQPILAGVDSIIHLAFVVLSPRIGWQRRWRAEMATINREGTRRLLEAASSAGVERFVYSSSVAAYGAWPENPESMSEDQPLRPPPGFAYAEDKADIEALMQEHSLRHPELRLSRLRLHAIVGRHAQPLVNAIACSPIGLQLPNPDLPIQCLHEEDAAAAILAAWERRAHGAFNIAAREPVAWSQIPRRWQLPISPQQLHWLHQRLRPFTRRLGDPGWLLGLQYPLIVNCQRADKELGWRPSYSVADALASLPCGKSA; encoded by the coding sequence ATGAGCTGTATCCTGCTTACGGGGGCAGCGGGCCATACGGCAAGTGTCCTGCTACCGCGCCTGCTGGAGCATCCAGACAGGGCCGAGATCATCGCCTTCGATCGCCGACCCGCCACGATGCGGCACCCACGCCTGCAATGGCGACAAGATGACTTGCGTACAGTGGACTGGCAACCCATTCTGGCGGGTGTGGACAGCATCATCCATCTCGCTTTTGTCGTACTCAGTCCACGGATTGGTTGGCAGCGCCGCTGGCGGGCAGAGATGGCCACAATCAATCGCGAGGGCACCCGGCGTTTGCTCGAAGCGGCAAGCTCCGCCGGCGTCGAACGCTTTGTATACAGCAGTAGTGTCGCGGCATACGGTGCCTGGCCGGAGAATCCGGAAAGCATGAGCGAGGACCAGCCATTGCGCCCACCACCTGGCTTTGCCTATGCAGAAGACAAGGCGGATATCGAAGCGCTGATGCAGGAACATAGCCTGCGTCATCCAGAATTGCGACTCAGCCGGCTGCGTCTGCACGCCATCGTCGGCCGACATGCCCAGCCTCTGGTGAATGCCATTGCCTGCTCACCGATTGGCCTGCAGCTCCCCAATCCCGACCTGCCGATTCAATGTCTGCATGAGGAAGATGCCGCTGCCGCCATCCTAGCCGCCTGGGAACGGCGCGCGCATGGGGCCTTCAACATCGCCGCGCGCGAGCCTGTGGCCTGGTCACAAATTCCTCGACGGTGGCAACTTCCAATCAGCCCGCAGCAACTACACTGGCTGCATCAAAGACTGCGCCCCTTCACCCGGCGCTTGGGGGATCCAGGCTGGCTGCTGGGCTTACAATACCCCTTGATCGTGAACTGTCAGCGCGCCGACAAGGAATTGGGCTGGCGGCCAAGCTACTCCGTGGCCGATGCTTTGGCATCGCTGCCCTGTGGCAAGTCTGCATAG
- a CDS encoding polyprenyl synthetase family protein: protein MDFGGVKELVHADMLAVNRVIQEQLQSGVPTIPAMGAYLVNAGGKRLRPIILLLAARLGGDRSERPIPLAAVVEFIHTATLLHDDVVDGSELRRSNATANQIWGNAAAILVGDFLYARSFEMMVKDGDMRIMATMAEATSVIAQGEVAQLENANDADLDPESYYAVIAAKTAKLFEAAARLAAIVNQMPPEQENALAEYGRLLGTAFQLMDDALDYEAAAERMGKNRGDDLADGKATLPFIHAMREASPAEQAILRAALADETRQHLPQVLEIIAKTDAIAYTLRSAEKIARQARDCLQSFPECSERRALQFLADFAVHRDH, encoded by the coding sequence ATGGACTTTGGTGGCGTAAAAGAGCTCGTCCATGCGGATATGCTGGCAGTGAACCGCGTCATCCAGGAACAGCTGCAATCTGGTGTTCCCACCATCCCTGCCATGGGCGCGTATCTGGTCAACGCCGGTGGAAAACGTCTGCGCCCCATCATCCTCCTGCTCGCGGCGCGTCTGGGGGGAGATCGCAGTGAACGGCCCATTCCCTTGGCAGCGGTCGTGGAGTTCATTCACACCGCCACCCTGTTACATGACGATGTGGTCGACGGCTCCGAGTTGCGGCGCAGCAATGCCACCGCCAATCAAATCTGGGGCAACGCCGCTGCGATTCTGGTCGGCGATTTTCTCTATGCCCGGTCCTTCGAGATGATGGTGAAGGATGGTGATATGCGGATCATGGCAACCATGGCCGAGGCCACCAGTGTCATCGCGCAGGGCGAGGTGGCGCAGCTGGAAAACGCCAACGATGCCGACCTCGATCCGGAAAGCTACTATGCCGTAATCGCCGCCAAGACCGCCAAGCTCTTCGAGGCCGCAGCGCGTCTGGCAGCCATCGTCAACCAGATGCCTCCCGAGCAGGAAAACGCCCTGGCCGAATATGGCAGACTCCTCGGAACGGCTTTCCAGCTCATGGATGACGCCCTTGATTACGAGGCCGCCGCCGAACGCATGGGCAAGAATCGCGGCGATGATCTGGCCGATGGCAAGGCCACATTGCCATTCATTCATGCGATGCGCGAGGCGAGCCCGGCGGAACAAGCCATTCTTCGCGCCGCTCTGGCCGATGAAACCCGCCAGCATCTCCCCCAGGTTCTCGAAATCATTGCCAAGACCGACGCCATTGCATACACTTTGCGCTCTGCTGAAAAGATCGCCCGTCAGGCTCGTGACTGCCTGCAGAGCTTTCCAGAGTGCAGCGAAAGGCGTGCACTCCAGTTTTTGGCGGATTTTGCGGTCCATCGTGACCACTAA
- a CDS encoding DUF4870 domain-containing protein, whose protein sequence is MSESAVALPENSNEDRNIATLVHAGGILFGFLPSLIVYLLKKQEANAWLLGQLKEALNFQITMLIGYVIATILSSLLIGLLVFPILLIINLVFCILAAVKTSSGEAYRYPLTLRLVS, encoded by the coding sequence ATGTCTGAGTCTGCCGTCGCTTTGCCGGAAAATTCCAATGAAGATCGCAACATTGCCACGCTCGTTCATGCGGGTGGTATCCTCTTTGGTTTTCTTCCCTCGTTGATTGTCTATCTGCTAAAAAAGCAGGAGGCGAATGCCTGGCTGCTGGGCCAACTGAAAGAAGCCTTGAATTTCCAGATCACCATGCTGATTGGCTACGTGATTGCCACGATTCTCAGTTCGTTACTGATCGGTCTGTTGGTTTTTCCGATTCTCCTCATCATTAATCTGGTGTTCTGCATTCTGGCGGCGGTAAAGACCAGCAGTGGCGAGGCCTACCGCTACCCACTGACTCTGCGTCTGGTAAGCTGA
- a CDS encoding LLM class flavin-dependent oxidoreductase encodes MQVDLFYELAVPNHLPRSEAQVYHETLDELVLADQLGFHGAWLVEHHFMREYSHSSAPELFLAAASQRTQRLRLGHAVIALPYNHAVRVAERVAALDILSNGRLEVGIGRGFSPREYAIFGAEMADSRAHLQEGLAILRAAGSGPVQHQGKLYQLDGIDILPKPVQQPHPPLWVAAVSPQTFRWAAEEGIGVLSGPFKPWFLIKQDLKAYRRGVQGSAYAQKPGFNPRFAMTIGCLCLEDAAEARQLAEGFTWYYQRLLDQTRPVLAQLRESYEFYHRLGFLEPLLRRGLTLKLLESMGMVVVGNPEQCRKGLARYARAGVDRLLLAVGAGMVPSSVTRRSLELLAKEVLPALNDSRADAA; translated from the coding sequence ATGCAGGTGGATCTCTTCTACGAATTGGCGGTACCCAACCATCTCCCTCGTAGCGAAGCGCAAGTCTATCACGAAACCTTGGACGAACTCGTACTGGCGGACCAGCTCGGTTTTCACGGTGCCTGGCTGGTGGAGCACCACTTCATGCGCGAATACTCCCACTCGAGCGCGCCAGAACTCTTTCTTGCCGCCGCAAGCCAGCGTACCCAGCGCTTGCGCCTAGGGCATGCGGTGATTGCTCTGCCCTACAACCATGCCGTGCGAGTAGCCGAGCGCGTGGCTGCACTGGACATTCTCAGCAATGGCCGCCTCGAAGTCGGCATTGGCCGTGGCTTTTCGCCCCGGGAATATGCGATTTTTGGCGCCGAGATGGCCGACAGCCGCGCCCATTTGCAGGAGGGCCTAGCGATTCTGCGCGCTGCCGGCAGCGGGCCGGTGCAGCATCAGGGCAAGCTCTACCAGCTCGACGGCATCGACATCCTTCCCAAGCCGGTGCAGCAACCCCACCCGCCCCTCTGGGTGGCGGCGGTCAGTCCACAGACCTTTCGATGGGCGGCGGAGGAAGGCATCGGGGTGCTGAGTGGCCCCTTCAAACCCTGGTTTCTCATCAAGCAGGACCTCAAGGCCTATCGACGTGGGGTACAAGGCAGCGCCTACGCCCAGAAACCGGGCTTCAACCCCCGCTTTGCCATGACCATCGGTTGCCTCTGCCTAGAGGATGCCGCAGAGGCGCGCCAGCTGGCCGAGGGCTTTACCTGGTATTACCAGCGGCTACTCGATCAAACCCGGCCGGTCTTGGCGCAATTGCGCGAGAGCTATGAATTCTACCATCGCCTCGGCTTTCTCGAGCCCCTGCTGCGTAGAGGGCTCACCCTGAAACTTCTGGAAAGTATGGGGATGGTGGTAGTAGGCAATCCGGAGCAGTGCCGTAAGGGATTGGCGCGCTACGCCCGCGCCGGGGTGGATCGTCTGCTCTTAGCGGTTGGCGCGGGAATGGTCCCCTCCTCCGTCACCCGACGTTCCCTCGAGTTGTTGGCCAAAGAGGTGTTGCCCGCGCTGAACGACTCTCGCGCCGACGCGGCATGA
- a CDS encoding uracil-DNA glycosylase has product MDWSVLEASIHACRACSLGETRKNAVVGAGTRPSPWLFVGEAPGAEEDRRGEAFVGRGGQLLDAMLGAMGLSRREQVYIANVLKCRPPQNRDPLGPEVRSCLPFLQRQIALLQPRIIVAMGRFAAQSLLQNAEPLASLRGVVQRYGDIPLIVTYHPAYLLRNPIEKRKVWEDLKLALQTYADLPQGSDAKASATE; this is encoded by the coding sequence ATGGACTGGTCCGTGCTCGAGGCCAGCATCCATGCCTGTCGCGCCTGTAGTCTGGGCGAAACACGAAAAAATGCCGTTGTTGGTGCGGGGACCCGGCCAAGTCCCTGGCTTTTTGTAGGGGAAGCGCCCGGGGCCGAGGAAGATCGCCGGGGCGAGGCATTCGTCGGACGTGGCGGTCAGCTTCTCGACGCCATGCTCGGGGCGATGGGACTGAGTCGGCGGGAGCAGGTCTACATCGCGAATGTTTTGAAATGCCGCCCGCCGCAGAATCGCGACCCTCTCGGACCCGAGGTGCGCTCTTGCTTGCCCTTTCTACAGCGCCAGATTGCCCTGCTGCAACCGCGCATCATCGTCGCTATGGGACGCTTCGCCGCGCAGAGTCTCCTGCAGAACGCCGAGCCCCTTGCCAGTCTGCGCGGGGTCGTACAACGCTATGGCGACATTCCCCTCATCGTCACCTATCACCCAGCCTATTTGCTGCGCAATCCGATTGAGAAACGGAAGGTCTGGGAAGACCTCAAACTGGCTTTGCAAACCTATGCAGACTTGCCACAGGGCAGCGATGCCAAAGCATCGGCCACGGAGTAG
- a CDS encoding GIY-YIG nuclease family protein has product MPIGKSIRIYLADATVSGIRYAEVVNWTGHAVACPRNRLGDLSAWPETVKPGVYFLFEARLGDTKPLAYIGESENVVGRLTSHDREKDFWNEAVLFTSKDENLTKAHVKFLEATLVGLARQADRYDLENGNTPPESSLPRADRDAMAEFTENIRMVLGTLGYPILEPLIRQSVRPSRPEATTPPNSAPNPGLLDLVFRVNNLVAHGTVTDEGFVLKKGSQVSRNNTDSAAARVVKTKEQLLADGRLKSEGDHLVLQEDFLLSSSSYAAVLVAGTSRSGPQSWLTADGRTLKAIEDAAIGDA; this is encoded by the coding sequence ATGCCAATCGGAAAGTCGATCCGCATCTATCTGGCCGATGCCACCGTTTCAGGTATCCGGTACGCGGAGGTGGTGAACTGGACAGGCCATGCCGTCGCGTGTCCCCGCAATAGATTGGGCGACCTCTCCGCCTGGCCAGAGACGGTCAAACCTGGTGTCTATTTCCTCTTTGAGGCTCGTCTAGGTGACACTAAGCCGCTTGCATACATCGGCGAGTCGGAGAACGTAGTCGGCCGTCTCACGAGTCACGATCGAGAGAAGGATTTCTGGAACGAGGCTGTGCTTTTCACCAGCAAAGACGAGAACCTCACAAAAGCACACGTCAAGTTCCTTGAGGCCACCTTAGTGGGCCTCGCAAGGCAGGCTGACCGATACGACTTGGAGAATGGAAACACACCCCCCGAGTCAAGTCTTCCTCGAGCGGACCGGGACGCGATGGCGGAGTTCACCGAGAACATCCGCATGGTTCTCGGTACGCTCGGCTACCCGATACTCGAGCCACTCATTAGGCAAAGCGTTAGGCCATCCCGGCCAGAGGCGACCACGCCGCCAAACTCGGCCCCCAATCCTGGCTTGCTTGACCTCGTCTTCAGGGTCAACAACCTGGTTGCCCATGGCACGGTGACAGATGAAGGGTTTGTCCTCAAGAAGGGTTCGCAAGTCTCGCGCAACAACACCGATAGTGCCGCGGCCCGTGTCGTCAAGACCAAAGAACAACTGCTTGCGGACGGTCGACTCAAGTCAGAGGGCGACCACTTGGTACTACAGGAGGACTTCCTCCTCAGTTCATCAAGCTACGCTGCGGTGCTCGTAGCGGGCACTTCTAGGAGCGGACCTCAAAGCTGGCTTACCGCGGACGGCCGAACTCTAAAGGCAATCGAGGACGCCGCGATTGGCGACGCCTAA
- the orn gene encoding oligoribonuclease, which translates to MDPKSQRLVWIDLEMTGLHPQQDQILEIASIVTDNDLRVICEGPVLAVHHDESVLRAMDDWNQRTHGASGLIERVRTSRLDLAAVESQTLDFLQAHVTPGTSPLCGNSVCQDRRFLAQHMPRLERFFHYRLIDVSTLKELSARWYPKLPRFKKSERHEALSDIRESIEELRYYRQTILRAADWDGEALDFV; encoded by the coding sequence ATGGACCCCAAGAGTCAACGCCTGGTCTGGATCGATCTCGAGATGACGGGGTTGCATCCCCAGCAGGATCAGATCTTGGAAATCGCCAGCATCGTGACGGACAACGATCTGCGGGTGATCTGTGAGGGACCGGTCTTGGCGGTGCATCATGACGAGTCCGTGCTACGCGCCATGGATGACTGGAACCAACGCACCCACGGGGCATCGGGCTTGATCGAGCGCGTACGTACTAGCCGCCTCGACCTCGCTGCGGTGGAATCCCAGACCCTCGACTTTTTGCAAGCCCACGTCACCCCAGGGACCTCCCCTCTCTGCGGCAACAGTGTTTGTCAGGATCGACGCTTCCTGGCACAGCACATGCCGAGGCTCGAACGTTTCTTTCACTATCGGCTCATCGACGTCTCTACCCTCAAGGAACTCAGTGCGCGTTGGTATCCCAAGCTACCACGCTTCAAAAAATCCGAGCGCCACGAGGCGCTGAGTGACATTCGCGAATCCATCGAGGAATTGCGTTATTACCGGCAGACGATTCTGCGCGCGGCGGACTGGGACGGCGAAGCCCTCGACTTTGTCTGA
- a CDS encoding addiction module antidote protein, whose protein sequence is MAKFAPFDAADYLDDEETIAEYITAALEDPNPDVFLTAVRDVARARGMAQLARDSGLGRESLYKALTPGAKPRYDTMLKLLHALGVKLSASPLHL, encoded by the coding sequence GTGGCTAAATTTGCCCCCTTCGATGCTGCCGATTACCTCGACGATGAAGAGACCATCGCTGAATACATAACCGCTGCACTGGAAGATCCCAATCCCGATGTATTTCTCACTGCGGTGCGTGATGTGGCGCGCGCTCGTGGTATGGCACAACTCGCGAGAGATTCCGGGCTTGGCCGTGAGAGTCTCTACAAAGCTCTTACGCCCGGCGCTAAGCCACGCTACGACACAATGCTCAAGCTATTACATGCTCTTGGCGTAAAGCTCTCGGCTTCCCCCCTCCATTTATGA
- a CDS encoding ATP-binding cassette domain-containing protein, producing the protein MPVLELHDALIEWGGRVLLDHADLRAEAGERIGLIGRNGEGKSTLLAALAGQYLLDGGRLWIDPALRRAFLPQEPELAEQQTVFEYLLASPQDSAGSEALHDDAPERWTLPARVEALCDSLELPRERQIQGLSGGQKKRVAIASTLIHGAELLFLDEPTNHMDLAGIEALEKTLLRYRGTLFFVTHDRRFLESLSTRIVELDRGKLRSFPGRFSIYQQRKEELLAAEEADLGRLEQQLASEEAWLRQGVKARAKRNQGRLRRLEQLREERKSRRGRIGEAQIHIQQSERSGNLVAELDSISLRLGEQQILRNFSTRIERGDRVGIIGPNGAGKTTLLRLLLGELQPDSGSVRLGTRQSIAYFDQLREQLDPETRVVDVIADGNDFIEVDGERRHVLGYLQDFLFAPDRARGLVKGLSGGERARLLLARLFARPANILVLDEPTNDLDLESLEVLEDRLLAFPGTVLLVSHDRDFLDHVVTQSIISLGNGRWLNTAGGHQEFLAWQATQQTPSNAEKAKDQGGAKPQRAARRPRSLSMRERKELDELPARIEALEQEQTELAAMLGQPETYQSSEKAMALQAEAARISAELEAAYGRWEALEAKEAELSNTA; encoded by the coding sequence TTGCCCGTTCTGGAGTTGCATGATGCCCTCATTGAGTGGGGCGGCAGGGTACTATTGGACCACGCCGATCTGCGCGCCGAAGCTGGCGAGCGCATCGGTCTGATTGGCCGTAATGGTGAAGGCAAGTCCACCTTGCTTGCGGCACTCGCCGGACAATATTTGCTGGACGGGGGTAGGTTATGGATTGACCCCGCTCTGCGACGCGCGTTTTTGCCACAGGAGCCCGAGCTTGCGGAGCAGCAGACCGTTTTTGAGTACCTGCTGGCCAGCCCCCAGGATAGCGCCGGCAGTGAGGCCCTGCACGACGATGCACCAGAACGATGGACCCTTCCGGCGCGGGTCGAGGCGCTTTGCGACAGCCTCGAACTTCCGCGTGAGCGCCAGATCCAGGGTTTATCCGGGGGGCAGAAAAAGCGCGTAGCCATCGCCAGTACCCTGATCCACGGAGCAGAACTACTGTTTCTGGACGAACCCACCAATCACATGGATCTGGCGGGTATCGAGGCTCTGGAAAAAACCCTGTTACGCTATCGCGGCACCCTGTTCTTCGTGACGCATGACCGCCGCTTTCTGGAGTCTCTGTCTACTCGCATCGTCGAGCTCGACCGCGGCAAGCTGCGCAGCTTTCCCGGCCGGTTTTCCATCTATCAGCAGCGCAAGGAGGAGCTGCTCGCCGCCGAGGAAGCCGATCTTGGGCGCCTCGAACAGCAACTGGCGAGTGAAGAGGCGTGGCTGCGGCAGGGGGTCAAGGCCCGCGCCAAACGCAATCAGGGCCGATTGCGCCGCCTGGAACAGTTGCGTGAGGAACGCAAGAGCCGGCGTGGCCGGATTGGCGAAGCGCAAATTCATATCCAGCAATCCGAGCGCTCGGGCAATCTCGTCGCCGAACTCGATAGCATTTCTTTGCGTCTGGGCGAGCAGCAGATCCTGCGCAACTTTTCCACCCGCATCGAACGGGGTGACCGGGTGGGGATCATCGGCCCCAATGGCGCCGGCAAGACCACCCTGCTGCGCCTTTTGCTGGGAGAATTGCAGCCGGACTCGGGTAGCGTTCGTCTCGGCACGCGGCAATCCATCGCTTATTTCGATCAGCTGCGCGAGCAGCTCGACCCAGAGACGCGGGTCGTCGATGTGATTGCCGATGGCAATGACTTCATCGAGGTCGACGGTGAGCGCAGACATGTACTAGGCTACCTTCAAGATTTCCTCTTTGCGCCGGATCGTGCCCGTGGTCTGGTGAAGGGCCTTTCTGGCGGGGAACGGGCCCGTCTGCTTCTCGCCCGTCTCTTTGCCAGGCCTGCCAACATCCTGGTCCTGGACGAGCCCACCAACGACCTCGACCTGGAAAGTCTGGAGGTTCTGGAGGATCGTCTGTTGGCCTTTCCTGGCACTGTCCTGCTGGTTTCTCACGACCGGGATTTTCTCGATCATGTCGTCACCCAAAGCATCATCAGCCTGGGGAATGGTCGCTGGCTGAACACCGCTGGCGGGCATCAGGAGTTTCTCGCCTGGCAGGCGACGCAACAAACCCCGAGCAACGCCGAAAAAGCCAAAGACCAGGGCGGGGCCAAGCCACAGCGAGCAGCACGGCGGCCCCGATCTCTGAGCATGCGCGAACGCAAGGAACTGGACGAGTTGCCGGCACGGATCGAGGCCCTGGAGCAGGAACAGACGGAACTGGCAGCAATGTTGGGCCAGCCCGAGACCTATCAAAGCAGCGAAAAAGCCATGGCCCTACAGGCGGAAGCGGCGCGCATCAGCGCCGAGCTGGAGGCCGCCTATGGGCGTTGGGAGGCGCTCGAAGCGAAGGAGGCAGAGCTTAGCAATACCGCGTGA
- a CDS encoding type II toxin-antitoxin system RelE/ParE family toxin — protein MGRARIAYRIRSAEHGNFGDCEPVGEGVSEMRIHVGPGYRVYFTRRGEVIYLLLLGGDKSLQKRDIKRAIEMARALDKE, from the coding sequence TTGGGTCGTGCCCGCATCGCTTACCGCATCCGGTCTGCCGAGCACGGCAATTTCGGCGACTGTGAGCCTGTTGGCGAAGGGGTCTCAGAGATGCGGATTCATGTCGGCCCTGGTTACCGAGTCTATTTCACCCGTCGCGGAGAGGTGATCTATCTGCTTCTGTTGGGCGGCGACAAGTCGCTGCAGAAGCGTGACATAAAACGCGCCATTGAGATGGCACGGGCTTTGGATAAGGAGTGA
- a CDS encoding Txe/YoeB family addiction module toxin — translation MSWQVVYSRHAQKDAKKLAAAGLKNKALELLAVLAADPFQNPPPYEKLVGDLAGAYSRRINIQHRLVYEVFPKERVVRVLRMWTHYA, via the coding sequence GTGAGTTGGCAGGTGGTCTATTCGAGACACGCGCAGAAAGATGCGAAGAAACTTGCGGCTGCGGGCCTGAAGAACAAAGCACTAGAACTCTTGGCTGTTCTCGCCGCCGACCCGTTTCAGAACCCTCCACCATATGAGAAGCTTGTAGGCGACCTTGCTGGCGCGTATTCCCGACGCATCAACATTCAGCACCGTTTGGTGTATGAAGTCTTTCCAAAGGAGCGCGTGGTTCGTGTGTTGCGTATGTGGACGCACTATGCGTGA